The region AGTTCTCATCGTTGATGACTCTGCTGTGATTCGTAAGCTGCTTGAGAAGATTTTCTCTTCTGCCCCAGATATCGAAGTCGTTGGTACAGCTTCAGATCCCTATATTGCCCGTGATAAACTCGTGCAACTGAAACCGGACGTGATGACTCTAGACGTGGAGATGCCACGTATGGACGGCATTAGCTTTCTTGAAAAAGTCATGCAGCACTTTCCGACCAGAACGATCATTTTTTCAAGCTTAGCGAAAACAGGTTCTGAAACTTACCTGCGTGCTTTGGAAGCCGGCGCTATCGAAATTATGGAAAAACCGTCTATTGACGTTTCTCAAACTTTAGAAATCTTGGGCCGTGAAATCGTGGAAAAAGTGCGCGTTGTTGCACGTGCCCGCATCCAGGTAAGGACGAAAGTGAATACTCCAAGCACTCCTATTGCAAAAGCGGATCGTACCTCACTTGCACGTACAACCCATCAAATGATTGCTATCGCCTCCAGTACTGGCGGTACTGAAGCATTGAAGGTTTTCCTTTCCGGAATGCCAGCAAACATTCCTGGTACAGTCGTGGTTCAACACATGCCTCCTGGTTTCACAAAATCATTTGCTGATAACTTGAATGCGATGTTCCCGTTTGAAGTGAAAGAAGCCCAAGAAGGCGATCAGGTCGTACCAGGTCGCGTGTTGATTGCGCCGGGGAACTTTCATATGGAAATCACTCGTAGTGGTGCCTTTTATTACGTGAAGCTTCACCAAAATCCTCCTATGCATAGCGTGCGCCCAGCTGCTGACTATTTGATGAAGTCAGTTGCGAAATACGCAGGTAAAAATGCGATGGGTGTGGTGCTGACGGGTATGGGTAAGGATGGAGCCGAAGGCCTTTTAGAAATGAAAAATGCCGGTGCCTATACCATTGCTCAAAATGAAGAGACATGTGTTGTCTATGGGATGCCAGCCGCGGCGGTTGCCTTAGGGGCGGCTGACAAAGTGATGGCTCTTGATAAGATCGCCGGGGAGCTTTTAAAGCAGCTCGATATCAGAGACGCCGCTTAGTAAATTACATATTATTTATGAAACGTGTAAAACGGGGAAAGATAAGACTTTCCCTGTTTTATTTGCTGGGCCTGTGGAATATTGCTTTGAACTCGTGCGTATATGAAAAAAAACGAACTGCTTGAACTAGAAATTCGTAAAGTCGACCTGCTGTTGGGGCAAAGTTTTACTGCCATGGTGGCTGTGCTGACCACCGCTTATTTCTATACCTATATCGCTTGGGAAACTGTTCCCCACAAATTCATCATCATCTGGTTTTTGATCATCAATATCTATGCTGCTTTAAGTTTGGGTATCGTTCCTTTTTGGAAGGAAGCCAAACTGGGCATTCAAAAAGTTGAACAACTGAATATCTGGAAAAGAGCCAAGTATTGCTTGTTGCTGGTTTCGGGAATGAGTTGGGGAGCCATGGGTTTTATGGCGCCTTGGACGGGACCCACGGTGCAGAATCTAACGGCGTTATTGATTGCCGTGATGACTGCTGGTGGGATGATTCTTTATGTCTCCAACCGTGTTGCCATGCTATGCGTGGTAGGACCGACTATTTTGGGTTGGGCCTTGGGATATTTAGTATCTGGGCAGCCGCATGGTTATTTAGTCAGCGGAGTGATGCTGATTTATCTGGGCTTAGTTGTGGTGTTAGGAAGATCTTTGAATCGTTCCATCATGACTTTGTTCTCTGTTGATAAAATTTTGATGCGATCGGAAGAGCGCGTTCGCATGGCGATGGATTCGTCTGAAGCGATGACCTGGGATTGGGATATTCAGGAAGACCAGATTTACCGTAAAGGCAACTTGTCCTTGTTACCTGAACAGTCCTTGCTGAAAGAAATTTTGCGCTCGAACTTCCATGAGAACCGTGAATTGGATTTTGAATTCCTCTTGGCCAGTGAAAATGGTGGAGCCCGCTCTTTAGCGTTTCGTGGAAAGATCGAACGCGATGATGCGGGCCAAGTGACTCGAGCAACGGGAATCGTTTGGGACGTCACAATCAAACGTAACCAAGACTTTTTACGTCGCGAGCGTGATCTGCACGAAGCTGCGAATGATGCAAAATCGGTCTTACTTGCCAACGCCAGCCACGAGATTCGGACTCCCTTAGCTGCCATCCTGGGATTTTCCGAAGCTTTGCTGGCCAACCCAAATTTAGACCCATCCGCTTATAAAGATATTCACTCTATTCAGCGTCAGGGCAAGTTTATGACATCCCTGGTGAATGACCTCTTGGATTTGTCTAAAATTGAAAGCAAAAAACTTTTCTTGCAGAAAACTCCGATGAGTCCGGTGCAGGAAATCGAAGATTCCGTTTCGGTGATTCGCACTGTGGTGGATAAACGCCATCGGCTGACTTTAAAATTTACCACGTTAGTGCCGGATGAAATTCAAATGGATTCGGTTCGCTTTCGTCAGGTTTTGATCAATCTGTTATCGAACGCTGTGAAGTTCACTCCCCAGGGAGAGATTCAGGTTCTGGTGTCGTTTGGTATGGATACCGCGAATCAGGGGACGTTGCGTATACGCGTAGCGGACTCTGGTATTGGAATGAATGTGCAAACTCAAATGAATCTGTTTCAACCTTTTATGCGGGGTGAAAGCCGCGAAGTTCAAAAGGTCGTGGGTTCCGGACTGGGTTTAGCGTTATCACAACGTCTGGCTCGTTTGTCAGGTGGTGATTTGTGTTTGATCGAATCGATTGAGGGCAAAGGTTCGGTCTTTGAATATTCCGTCAGTGTGGGATCGGTCACACCACTAAAATTGATTGAAGCGGGTCAAGCCAGCCGCCTGGTCCAAGAGCGCAATCTGCCGGAAAATAAAAACTCCGAATATCTAAAAAGCCGACGCATTTTGGTGGTCGACGACTCAGAGGATTTGCGCAACCTGATGCATAGGTATTTACTTCGTCACGGGGCTCATGTGGATGTTTGTGACAACGGTCATGAGGCCATCGCACGTGCCCTTACTTCAGATGGTTACGACGCGATTTTGATGGACATTAAAATGCCAGGAATGAGCGGCCATGATGCCACTCGAGAGCTGCGTGGACGTGGTTACAACAGAACGATCATCGCCTTGACCGCTCAAGCCAGTGCTGAAGGTCAGCGTGACTGTTTGAATTCTGGTTTTGATGCTTATTTAAGTAAACCGGTGGATACATTTAAACTTGAAGAAGTCCTTACACAGGCACTTCTTCAAAAGGCTTAATGAGTCGGAGTGACTTTGCCGCCCGTGTATTTTTCGAGCTGTTGCATCCAGTAGTGAGTTTCGGCTCCCGATAACGAGAAATCCATCATCGAAAGTTTCATCGCCAAACCAAAGGCTTCGTTCAAAACGAAAGCCATCTGACGACGCTCGCCTTTGCGCGAATAGTTGTCGATTTTTTTAAGGCTTGTCATTAAGTGCAATGCTTTAAAGAAAACAGCAGCCTCTTGCTTAAAGATGCCCATTTCCTCGCGGATGAAATAAGCAAGTTTAGCATCGTCATAAACTTCTTCATGATTCCAAAGACCTTCGCCGTATTGTGCTTTCATGAAAGCAAACATGAATCCCGCAAACAGCTCTAAGGGATCCTGCTTATTGATGCCCACCTGAGTGATGCGCGCCAAATGCATTTCAAAAACTTCCATTTTAGAAGGGTCCATGAATACGGAGTGCAAGCCAGGCAGAATTTGTTCCAGGATGTGCAAATCAAAAAGTTCCATGAACGCTAAGTGCGGTTCATCTAAACGCAAGAATTTAAGCCATTCCTCGCGACGACGAGGTAAAACGGATTTTTTTAATTCAGAACTTGTTTCCGCAATTGCATGGCGCATGCTGGACTCAATCGAGAAATGCAGTTTGTGAGACAAGCGAATAGCGCGCAAAATACGAATCGGATCTTCGATGAAACGTTCCTTAGGATCGCCAATCATACGAAGAACGCGGTTTTCGATGTCTTGAATCCCGCCACAGAAATCGATGAGTTTATTTTGACCCGGATCATAGAAAACGGCGTTGGCTGTGAAGTCGCGACGTTTGGCGTCCTCTTCCACAGTTCCAAAATAGTTATCGCCTTCGATCGTTTCTTCTTCAGGAGTGGCAGCTAGCTCTTCGGCACTCACGTTACGGCGGAATGTCGCTACTTCGAATTGCAAATCACCACGTTTTACCAAAACAAGTTTGAAGCGACGGCCAATCACATAAGCGTTGGGCACTTTTTTACGAACTTGGTTTGGGTGAGCGCTGGTCGCGATATCGAAATCTTTCGGATGAATGCCTACCATAAGATCGCGCACGCAACCCCCAACAAGATAGGTTTCAAAACCAGAGTCTTGCAGGTTTTTGACAATTCTTAATGCGTAAGGATCAATCCAGTCTTCGTGAAGCTGGGGCTTTTTGGTGGAACTCATTGAGGCTGAAGTTACTCCTGTTCGGGCCAAAATTCAAACTTGAAATACCCCCGCAAGGAGAGCAGGATGAGTTTCGATATGGCATACTTGGATAACTTCAATCACCAGTTCTATGGTCCAGAAAATGGACGAAAATGGGTCTTTATTCATGGGCTTATGGGCTACGGTCAAAACTGGCGACGGATCATTTCCGGCCTCGAAGCCACGGAAAGATGCTTAGCCTATGATCAACGGGGCCACGGCAGATCTTTTCAGCCGGAAACGGGCTATGCCCCCGAGGATTATGCCAATGACCTAAAACAAATTGTTGATGAAATCGGGTGGGATAAAATCATCTTGGTCGGTCACTCAATGGGTGGCCGTAATGTATTGGCTTTTGCCTCTATGTATCCCGAATATGTTGAAAAGCTGATCGTCGAAGATATAGGCCCTGAAGCGAATCCAAAGGCGTACGAGTACTATGAGTATCTCTTGAATCTGGCGCCCACTCCCTTTGCGTCTCGTGACGAAGCTCGCAAATATTTCATGGAAGACTTTGTTAAAACGGCAAAGACCCGAGAAAAAGTCGAAGTTATGGCTCAATACTTCTATTCCAACATGGTGGAAAAACCAGACGGGACCGTTGATTGGCGTTTTTCAAAGCATGGTATCATTGAATCTGTGAAGGCTGGCCACACGCAGGAGCGTTGGGAACAGATTCGCGGCCTCAAAATGCCGACCCTTTGGATCCGCGGGGAGAAATCTCAAGAGCTAAAAGCTGATATTTATCAGCGAATATTGGCAGAGAACCCGATGATTAAGGGCGTCGAAATCCCAGGGGCTGGACATTGGGTCCACTCAGATCAGCCTCAAGCCTTTATCGAGGCCCTAAAAAGCTTTGTTGGTGACTTTTAGGCCACCGAAAAGTAGGTTTGGGCCATAAACCCGGAGTAGTAAAAGTTGAAATTCTCAGAGTTGAATTTAGATCCTGCCTTGATGACTGCCATCCAAAAAATTGGATACGAAGAATGCAGTCCAATTCAAGCGCAAGCCATGCCAATTATTCTGGATGGTAAAGACGTAGCCGGCCTCGCACAGACGGGCACAGGCAAAACAGCAGCTTTTGTTCTTCCTTTGATGGAGCGTATTTTGCGCGCTCGCCCAGCTCACGGTGAAATTACTGATGCTGAAAAAGAAATCAAAGAAAAACGCGCCTTCAAAGATTGGAAGCCACAAAACTTTATTTTAGTTTTGGTTCCAACTCGTGAATTGGCGGAACAAGTTCAAGACAATATCATCAAGTTCGGTGCTGACAGCGGCCTTCGTGGTTTCGCAATTTATGGCGGCACTGGATACGACAAACAAAAAGAGGCGTTGAAAAACGGTGTTGAATTCATCGTAGCAACCCCAGGTCGTTTGATTGATTTGTACAAAGAACACTTGGTTGATTTGAAGCAAGTTCGCGCCATCGTATTCGACGAAGCGGACCGCATGTTCGACATGGGCTTCAAAGACGACATGAAGTTCATCTTGCAAAGAGTGCCTCGTGAACGTCAGTTCCTAGTTTTCTCTGCAACATTGAACTTTGACGTATTGAACACGGCTTACCAATTTGGTTCCGAGCCGGTTGAAATCAACATCAGCCGGGACCAAGCTAAAGCTGAAAACGTGAAAGACCAAATCTTCCACGTGGGCAACGCTGAAAAACCTCAGCACCTTTTGTCTTTGCTTAAATTGCACAATCCAAAACAAGCGATCATCTTTACTAACTTCAAATTGAATGTGGAAAAGATCACGAAGTTTTTGGTGGATAACGATGTGCCTGCAATGGCGATTTCAAGTCTTTTGACTCAAGCTCAGCGCAATCGTGTGATCGAACAGTTCAAAGCTGAAAATCACCTGAATATCTTGGTGGCGACAGACGTTGCGGCTCGTGGTTTGGATATCAAGGGCGTTGACCTTGTTATCAACTACGAATTGCCAATGGACTCTGAATCTTACGTTCACCGCATTGGCCGTACGGGCCGTGCAGGGACAACAGGTCAGGCCTTTTCAATGGTGGGGGAAAAAGACATCGAGTCTTTGACTCGCATTGAAGATTATTTGAAGCACAAAATTGAAGTGGGTTACTTGGAAAACGAACAGTTGATCCAAGAGTTTAAACCATTCCCAGATCGTTTCGATGGTCACTATCCAAAATCAGTTGAGGGTGGTGAACGCGGCGAACGCGGTCCTCGTCGTGAGGGTGGTCGCCCAGGTGGCAACCGTGGTCCTCGTAAAGAGGGCGACCGTGGTCCCCGTCGTGAAGGTCGCGGCCCGCGCGGTGAAAACCGCAGTGGCGGTGACAACAGACCTCCACGCGAAGAGCGCAAAGGGGCTTCAGCGACGAAGTCAGATGGACCAAGTCCAAGACATGCAAAACGTCCCGAGCATGGAGCAGCGAAACCTCACGGCACGCATAAACGCGCCGACAATCGCCAAGGTGGACAAGGCCCTCACAAACGCCATGAGCCCCGTAAAGGCGCAAGTGCAGTTCGCAGACAGCCGGTTAAGAAACAAACTATCGGCAACAAGATCACCAGCTTTATCAAAAAGCTGTTCTCTTAAAAAACCAACCCCGGCGAGCACATCCCCGGGGTTTTTTATTTTCCATGATTGAATCTGTTAAATTACTAGTGTGACTGAAGGGATGGGCTCCCTTATCGTGGAGTCATGATCTTAGCGTTGTTTATCCTGCTGTTTTTTCAATTTTTGGGTGAGGGTTTAGTTCGTTACTTCAACCTATTCATCCCAGGCCCGGTGATGGGCATGGTTTTTTTCTTTGGGGCGTTGGTGTTCTTTCCGGTTTTGAAAAGTCGTACGGAAAGCCTAGGCATTTTTATCAGTCAGCATCTTTCGCTATTTTTTATCCCGGCGGGCGTGGGAATGATTGAGTACTTTGATCTGTTTGGACAGCATGGGGCGGCGATTGTTATCACCATTATCATCAGCACAACAATCACAATCGTGGCGACGGCTTTGATCTTTAATACGCTGTTGAAAGTGAAAGGTCACAAGGGGGAAGCTCATGATTGAGTTGTTCTCGTTGATCCTGACATTTGGGATGTATCTATTTGCCTTAAGAATCAGTGATAAGGGGAATAAGCATCCTTTGCTCAGTCCCGCATTGATTGGGATTCTGGGCGTGATGGTTGTGATCCTATTTATGGGCATTCCTTATCAGGAATACTTCCAAGGCGCGCGACCGATTCACTTTATGTTGGGTCCTGCAACTGTGTCATTTGCATTACCTCTGTATGCTCAGCTGGATCGTCTTAAAAAACTAATGGTTCCGCTAGTGATAGCTCTGGTGATTGGCTCATTGATCGGGATTTTAAGTGCCGTGATGATCGGAAAGGTCTTTGATCTTCCGCAGGAAGTTTTGATTTCCTTGTCACCGAAATCAGTGACGACACCCATTGCAATGGGCATTGCTGAAAAAATCGGCGGGACGGCATCGCTTGCGACAGTGTTTGTGATGATTACCGGATTATTCGGGGCGGCTGTTGCAACTGTCGTTTTGAATATGGTGAAAGTGCATGATCCCGCAGTTCGTGGATTTGCCTTAGGCTTGTCAGCGCACGGGCTGGGAACAGCCAGAGCATTTCAGGTAAATCAAGTTGCAGGAGCTTTTGCGGGACTTGCGATGGCGTTAAATGGTCTTATGACTGCCATCTTAATCCCACTGCTGATGGCACTTTTTAGTTAGTTGATGTTTCTGTCGTTTTTATTTTTTTAGACAGAAGAGAAACCAAAGACTTGTTATTCATTTCTTTGGAAAGATCTAGGGCAGTTTTGCCCTCTTTGTTTTTAATAGCGACGTCAGCGCCATTTTGTACAAGTAGTTTTGCAATATTCGTATAACCAGCACGAACGGATTCAATCAAAGCCGTGTTACCCAAAGCGTTTGTTTGGTTGATCACTTTTTTGTTCTTTTGAAGAATCATGCGCGTGGTTTTTTCGCTGCTTTTGGCAGCTGTGATTAACAACGTGTCTTTGTTGTCAGAAAGAACTGCGACGTCAACCTGAGCCCCAGCTGCAATTAGCATTTTAGCGGTGGCTTCTTGGTCATTTGAAACTGCCAAAGCCAACGCTGTATCACCGAACTTATTTCTTTGCTCTAAGTTCGCTTTTTTATCCAACAGTAGTTTTACGGCAGTGGTGTTCCCGTGCATCGCCGCTGTCATTAGCGGCGTCATGCTTTCATCGTCTCTCATGCCAGGGTCAAAGCTTGGTGTTTGGATGACATTCTTAACTTCGACGTTTTTTTGTAGCTCGATGGATTTGTTCAAATCGTCAATAGTGCTGCCTTTAGCGCGTACTGGGCCAAATACAGTGAAGATTGCAACCAAAACATAGAAAATCCAAATAGCTACATTAATCATTAAAAGCTCTCCAAGGTAAGCCCGTATTCCAAGACCAGAGCGGATTCTTTATCAAAGGGGAGGGCCGTGATTTCATTATAATCAAACTTTTTAGCGCCATTGTTGATGCCGAAAAGATTGCGGATTCGTTCTTTGATGGAGTTTGCAGCGGAGCCGTTTTCTCCGGAAGAATCTTTGTGCATCAAGATCACGAAATAAATTGTGCCGTTACCAGTTGAAACGGTTCCCGCTAGCGTTTTAGCTTTGTCAACGGTGCCGGTTTTACCGACCATGGCACTGTCCATCACTCCGCCGAATCTTCCCACTGTCGATTCAGAGTCTTTACCCGCCACGGCCATAACATCAGTTAATGACAAACCTTGATTTGCCAAGACTTCATTCAAGCGCACCAACACTTTGATCATGGCAGTGCAAGTGCCTTCGTTATAATCGTATTTCTTTTTAGAGATATAGTCAGCGTTGTTGCCTGAGCCCAAATTGAACTCAAGGTCGCGGTTATCCATCTTTAAGGCATTTTGCAGATATTGATTAAATGCCGGCGTATCACCTAAATTCCAATACAAGTGGTCTGCCACATAGTTATTGGATTTGTTGTTCATGCTTTTAAGAATTTTGTAAAGAGGAGCTGACTTATAAATGAAAGTTGCTGTGTTTGCAGTTTTCTTGAATTCTTCTTTAGGCAAATATCCCACTGTACCGAATTTGATGTTGGGCTTTGTTTCAGGAAGTTTGATCCCGATATCTTTAGAGATTTTACGTAAGTATCTGTAAGAGTTGTCCGCGATCGGAGTCATGAAACCGTTTTGCAGTTCATGCTGTACGTGCGCGACTTGTGAAGGAAGATCTGGATAGTATTTGGTGTCGCCCGCGATTGAAGAAGGCTCTTCCACGTTCCATTCCATTAAAACATTTTGGTCAAAGGAAAGTGTGTCGACCTGTTTGATGCCCATTTCTCTCATCGCAAGCTGTGCCAGAATAAAATATCCCACACTGCGACCGAACATAGGATCTTGACCACCTTCGAAATGGATATCGTAAGTGCCAACGGATTTCTTGGTAACGTGAATGCGAGTTGTGAACCGGTAGTTGGCACCTAGTGTTTCGATGGCCCACAAAGATGTGACGATTTTGGAAATGGAAGCTAATGGGAATTTGTCGTTTTTAGCGTCGTTGCCTTCGATCTTGCCGGAGTTAGCCTTCATTGTGCACGACGAGTTCAGATAGACTTTCGCGTAAGCAGACGTCGTGAAGGTCACGATCAACGCCATTAATGCCAGTTGTAATCTCAAGAATGACACCCTATTCCCCTTATCCCCTAGATGTAATTGAGCTGGTCTACTTAGCAATTCGGGTTCGGTTAATATACTTAAAATCCCTTAATCTAAAGCTCTAAATGGAGTCGCCGGAAACTTTTCGTGATCGCACGCAGGCGGCAGGAGTGTATTATTTTCCAAAGCTGCCAGGAAGGCCACTTTCAGAGGGAAAACGCGTGAAATTTAGGGGAGTTACCGAGGCAAGCTTTTTCGCGCGCAAAGGGCGGATTTGGTTTGAAGGAAGCTTAATGTCGCGCTGACTCAAATTACGCAATTAAAATTCAGTTTGGACAGAAGTGGGGAATAAAAAAGGGCTTCTTAATGAAGCCCTTCGGGTTGAGATTAAGGTTTTTTATTTCCGCCCGTCGAGTCCGTTACCAAGCGCAGATCGAATGAGCGATCATTGATCAAGTTTTGGATGTACAGCAATGATTGATACAGCTGTTGTTTTTCGAAGTTACCAAAGCGGAAGTTGATCGAATCAGATTTACGACCCGAGAATGTCATTTCGTACGTCACCAAATGTTCGAACTGAGAATCTGGAAGCAACGTCAGGATGAAATAAGCACCGTGATCACGCCACATCGCAATTTTCTGCAAATTTCTGAAAGCCTCATAACGGGCTTTATCCGTCATGGCATTCTGCAAAAGGTATGAGAAGTTCATAGCGATTTTTTCGATCTTGCCACGTTTCAATTGATCCAAAGTTTCGCCTTTAGAATCCAAATAATCTGTGAACATTCTTTGAACTTGCGACGTCGTATAGTTCGGCAGGGCCGCGTAAGCTTCAGGCATGATGCAAACCTGATGACGGAAGTAACCATTCACAATGTCGCCATCAGAGAAATCCCAGTGCTTCCAATCGATTTGACGATAAATCCACTCGGGCAAAACTTCCGCAGCGCGATTTTGCATTTTTCCGAAATCTTTTTTGGAAACGTTTCTCATACGTGCTTCGTAAAAGTGCGATGCCGTTACCAAAGTTCCGGGAGTCCAAGCTGGATTTGAATTAAAGATGATGTGATCACCTTCTGTGATTTTATTACCCCAGATGCCATAGAAGATTTTAGATTGAGCCGTCTTTTGGTATGTATCCAAGATGTATTGCTTTTCAACGTTGTTTGAATCGTAGTTTTGCAATTTATTTTGAGAATACAAAGTGTTCGCTTCCAGGCGTAACAAGCTCATAGAAAGCTTATAGCGAGACATAATGTCGATGGAAGTATTGGAGCCCTTGAACACGCGATCGATACGACGTTGTTCCGGTGGCAAGTTGTGATCTGCCATGTACATGTCTTCGATCTCTGACATATCCGTCAAAAGTTCGTTTTGTAATTCAGGGCGAGAAGCCGTCGGATCAATCACTTTCAAGTTTTTGAATTTCAATTTTTTAGACATGAAGTTGTTATAAGCTAACGCCGCATCTGGATTCTTCAAGTCGAATACGTAATCCAGCATGAAGACGTCATTTAACGACTTACCAAAGTTCAAAGACGCCGGTTTCAAGTCAACCCAACGCTCGAGCTTTCTGTCGATCACACGAAGACCAATAACTTTAAGTTTTCCAAGGTAATCAATAGAAGCACCGGCACCTGTTCCGCGGCTTCTCATGGTGATCAGCTTCACACGGATTTTATCGTTTTCCATACGGTACAAGTGAATCATGAAATCACCCGACATATAGATGTGAGTAGATCCACCCAACTCGATTGTTGGATTCAAATCTGTCGCTCCGCCAATTGAGAAAACGATATTTAATTTCCCTTGAAGAGCAACGAAGTCACCAATCTTCAACTTTTCCACAGCTTTTTGAGCTGTGAATGGAATGCGATTCAATGTGTAAGGCATCGCTTTGATAGAATCGCTTTGAGATTTGAACTGACGAGCAAAGTAAACTTCCGTGCCTTGTTCAACTTTGAATCCGAATGGCGTGATATCACCACTCATCAAATCGCCCACATCCACATTCGTCGTAAGGATATACTTGTCCAGGCGAGTGTAGTAACCATCCAGATAGGACGGTTCTGATTTCGCTTTGTATTTCAACGAAACGTTGAGTCCATCGATAAGATCACCGCTCAAACCAATTGTCGCGCCGATATCTTGTTTTGCGATTTGTTTGCGGATTTTTTCTAGAACTTTTGATGGTTCAAAAATGTCTAAGCCTGCGTGAGATTGAACGGGTACAGAAACAGAAAGAGTCAGTGCCAATACGGACAGAACTGACTTCCATGATGTCGTTTTCAAAGTTGCTTACTCCTGAATAGTTAGGACCCCAAGTCTATCCAGGTTTTGGCATATATCAAAATGCAGTGGGTCAAAATAGAGTATCGGCTCAACCTTGAGATTCCACGAAACGGGCAAACTTATTCACCCATTTTTCGTTCACGTTTACACAAGGAACCAAGTGATAGTCTTTGCCGCCGGCATGATGGAAAGTTTCTTCACCACCAATACCGATTTCCTCCAATGTCTCGATACAATCTGCGACGAACGAGGGACATAGAACGGCGATGCTCTTTTTATCAGCAAGTTTTGCGATAGTTTCTTCTGTCGAAGGTTTCAACCACTCAGCACGGCCCAATCGTGATTGATACGAGAGACTCCATTGATCTTTCGAAAGACCCATTTTTGCTGCCATCGATGTGGCCGTCGCCAGGCACTGGGCGCGGTAACATGGCTTATTGCAGGCATTGGGTTGGATACAGCAGTCGGCGGTGGTTAGGCACCCTTGGTTTACTTTCACGTGGCTTTCGGGCAAGCCATGAAAGGAGAACAGGTAGTGACTGACTTCCTTTCCTTTTAAAAACTCTTGGGCAATTTCCACACCCGGGTCCACAAACGAAGGATGTTGATAGAAATCGCGGATGCTTTTTACCTTGAAGTTCAGATGAAGCTTTTTGATCTGACGTTCAACCTCTCGCAGTGAAGATCCCGTTGTCGCATCAGCATATTGAGGATACATCGGAGCCAGTAAAACATGCTCGATTCCCGCCGCTGCAAACTCTTTTAATGCGGTTGGAATATCCGGATCGCTATAGCGCATACCCACTTTTACCAGATACTTGTCACCCAGTTCCTGTTGCAACATTTCTGCGAACTCCACCGTGTAAACAGTCAGCGGGGAGCCATTTTCCATCCAGATCTTCTTATAGTTTCCAGCAGAGATAGGCCCTCTCTTGGGAACGATCAAAAGATTTACTAACGGCCAACGTAAGATGAATGGCAGATTGATGACTTCCTTATCCATCAAGAAATGTGTCAGATACTTTTTAACATCTGGAACTTCGTAAGAGCGAGGACTCCCGATGTTGAGTAGTAATACGCCTGTTTTAGCCATGTTGACTCGCGATCTCTTCACTTAAACGTTCACTGCGTTCTAAAATTTTACTAAGGCCAATTCCAGACAAGTAATTCCCATGCAGGAATAAACCTTCTGGTAATTTCGCTTTTGCCAATTCATTTTGAACTTTCTCAAGTTCAA is a window of Bdellovibrio sp. SKB1291214 DNA encoding:
- a CDS encoding response regulator — encoded protein: MKKNELLELEIRKVDLLLGQSFTAMVAVLTTAYFYTYIAWETVPHKFIIIWFLIINIYAALSLGIVPFWKEAKLGIQKVEQLNIWKRAKYCLLLVSGMSWGAMGFMAPWTGPTVQNLTALLIAVMTAGGMILYVSNRVAMLCVVGPTILGWALGYLVSGQPHGYLVSGVMLIYLGLVVVLGRSLNRSIMTLFSVDKILMRSEERVRMAMDSSEAMTWDWDIQEDQIYRKGNLSLLPEQSLLKEILRSNFHENRELDFEFLLASENGGARSLAFRGKIERDDAGQVTRATGIVWDVTIKRNQDFLRRERDLHEAANDAKSVLLANASHEIRTPLAAILGFSEALLANPNLDPSAYKDIHSIQRQGKFMTSLVNDLLDLSKIESKKLFLQKTPMSPVQEIEDSVSVIRTVVDKRHRLTLKFTTLVPDEIQMDSVRFRQVLINLLSNAVKFTPQGEIQVLVSFGMDTANQGTLRIRVADSGIGMNVQTQMNLFQPFMRGESREVQKVVGSGLGLALSQRLARLSGGDLCLIESIEGKGSVFEYSVSVGSVTPLKLIEAGQASRLVQERNLPENKNSEYLKSRRILVVDDSEDLRNLMHRYLLRHGAHVDVCDNGHEAIARALTSDGYDAILMDIKMPGMSGHDATRELRGRGYNRTIIALTAQASAEGQRDCLNSGFDAYLSKPVDTFKLEEVLTQALLQKA
- a CDS encoding DEAD/DEAH box helicase → MKFSELNLDPALMTAIQKIGYEECSPIQAQAMPIILDGKDVAGLAQTGTGKTAAFVLPLMERILRARPAHGEITDAEKEIKEKRAFKDWKPQNFILVLVPTRELAEQVQDNIIKFGADSGLRGFAIYGGTGYDKQKEALKNGVEFIVATPGRLIDLYKEHLVDLKQVRAIVFDEADRMFDMGFKDDMKFILQRVPRERQFLVFSATLNFDVLNTAYQFGSEPVEINISRDQAKAENVKDQIFHVGNAEKPQHLLSLLKLHNPKQAIIFTNFKLNVEKITKFLVDNDVPAMAISSLLTQAQRNRVIEQFKAENHLNILVATDVAARGLDIKGVDLVINYELPMDSESYVHRIGRTGRAGTTGQAFSMVGEKDIESLTRIEDYLKHKIEVGYLENEQLIQEFKPFPDRFDGHYPKSVEGGERGERGPRREGGRPGGNRGPRKEGDRGPRREGRGPRGENRSGGDNRPPREERKGASATKSDGPSPRHAKRPEHGAAKPHGTHKRADNRQGGQGPHKRHEPRKGASAVRRQPVKKQTIGNKITSFIKKLFS
- a CDS encoding protein-glutamate methylesterase/protein-glutamine glutaminase, producing the protein MGQKIKVLIVDDSAVIRKLLEKIFSSAPDIEVVGTASDPYIARDKLVQLKPDVMTLDVEMPRMDGISFLEKVMQHFPTRTIIFSSLAKTGSETYLRALEAGAIEIMEKPSIDVSQTLEILGREIVEKVRVVARARIQVRTKVNTPSTPIAKADRTSLARTTHQMIAIASSTGGTEALKVFLSGMPANIPGTVVVQHMPPGFTKSFADNLNAMFPFEVKEAQEGDQVVPGRVLIAPGNFHMEITRSGAFYYVKLHQNPPMHSVRPAADYLMKSVAKYAGKNAMGVVLTGMGKDGAEGLLEMKNAGAYTIAQNEETCVVYGMPAAAVALGAADKVMALDKIAGELLKQLDIRDAA
- a CDS encoding poly(A) polymerase, coding for MSSTKKPQLHEDWIDPYALRIVKNLQDSGFETYLVGGCVRDLMVGIHPKDFDIATSAHPNQVRKKVPNAYVIGRRFKLVLVKRGDLQFEVATFRRNVSAEELAATPEEETIEGDNYFGTVEEDAKRRDFTANAVFYDPGQNKLIDFCGGIQDIENRVLRMIGDPKERFIEDPIRILRAIRLSHKLHFSIESSMRHAIAETSSELKKSVLPRRREEWLKFLRLDEPHLAFMELFDLHILEQILPGLHSVFMDPSKMEVFEMHLARITQVGINKQDPLELFAGFMFAFMKAQYGEGLWNHEEVYDDAKLAYFIREEMGIFKQEAAVFFKALHLMTSLKKIDNYSRKGERRQMAFVLNEAFGLAMKLSMMDFSLSGAETHYWMQQLEKYTGGKVTPTH
- a CDS encoding alpha/beta fold hydrolase is translated as MSFDMAYLDNFNHQFYGPENGRKWVFIHGLMGYGQNWRRIISGLEATERCLAYDQRGHGRSFQPETGYAPEDYANDLKQIVDEIGWDKIILVGHSMGGRNVLAFASMYPEYVEKLIVEDIGPEANPKAYEYYEYLLNLAPTPFASRDEARKYFMEDFVKTAKTREKVEVMAQYFYSNMVEKPDGTVDWRFSKHGIIESVKAGHTQERWEQIRGLKMPTLWIRGEKSQELKADIYQRILAENPMIKGVEIPGAGHWVHSDQPQAFIEALKSFVGDF